One stretch of Glycine soja cultivar W05 chromosome 7, ASM419377v2, whole genome shotgun sequence DNA includes these proteins:
- the LOC114419211 gene encoding pentatricopeptide repeat-containing protein At1g62350-like, which produces MLVRVAVAAVVRAGTRNWARWASSGASSPSLSIWRRKKEMGKEGLVVAKELKRFRSDPVRLDRFIRSSVSRLLKSDLVAVLAEFQRQNQFFLCVKLYDIVRKEIWYRPDMFFYRDMLMMLARNKRVEEAKKVWGDLKTEEVLFDQHTFGDIIRAFLDNGLPSEAMDIYEEMRQSPEPPLSLPFRVILKGLIPYPELREKVKDDFLEIFPGMIIYDPPEDLFEDNKQHNDRDN; this is translated from the exons ATGCTGGTGCGTGTTGCGGTTGCTGCAGTGGTGCGAGCGGGCACCCGTAACTGGGCCCGGTGGGCTTCGAGTGGGGCGTCGAGCCCAAGCCTTTCGATATGGCGGCGGAAGAAGGAGATGGGGAAGGAAGGGCTGGTGGTGGCCAAAGAGCTGAAGAGGTTCCGGTCGGACCCGGTCCGGCTAGACCGCTTCATCCGGTCCAGCGTCTCCCGCTTGCTCAAGTCCGACCTCGTCGCCGTCCTGGCCGAGTTCCAGAGACAGAATCAATTCTTCCTCTGCGTCAAG TTGTATGATATAGTCCGGAAAGAAATATGGTACCGGCCAGACATGTTTTTTTATAGGGACATGCTTATGATGCTTGCACGAAACAAAAGGGTAGAAGAAGCTAAAAAGGTTTGGGGTGATTTGAAAACAGAGGAAGTTTTATTTGATCAGCATACATTCGGAGATATTATCAGAGCTTTTCTAGATAACGGGTTGCCCTCAGAGGCAATGGACATATATGAAGAAATGAGACAGTCTCCTGAACCTCCTCTTTCATTGCCTTTTCGCGTGATATTAAAAGGGCTCATTCCCTATCCAGAATTACGTGAGAAAGTAAAAGATGACTTCTTAGAGATTTTCCCAGGTATGATCATCTACGACCCTCCAGAGGATTTGTTCGAAGATAATAAACAGCACAATGATAGAGATAACTAG